A section of the Malus sylvestris chromosome 17, drMalSylv7.2, whole genome shotgun sequence genome encodes:
- the LOC126611941 gene encoding uncharacterized protein LOC126611941, producing MVAEYNSAMFRISSQLKLCGETITEGDMLEKTFSTFHTSNVLLQQQYREIGFTNYNQLISVLLVVEQNNKLQMKNHQSRPTGSSPFPEMNVASFEGNTTSSRGNNYKRGNGHKRGRWNGKDKNHGVQFHNQVPRCGGNGHRACTRRTPKHLVDLYQASLKEKGVETNFLDQAQPMEIFDPMSNLSRQLNTTHLDVSDFIIERGKEVYGSD from the exons ATGGTGGCTGAATACAATTCTGCAATGTTCAGAATTAGTTCCCAGTTGAAGCTCTGTGGAGAAACAATAACTGAGGGCGATatgctggaaaagactttcagcactTTTCATACCTCCAACGTGCTCCTACAGCAGCAATATAGAGAAATAGGCTTTACCAAttacaaccagctgatatctgtACTTCTTGTAGTCGAGCAAAACAATAAGCTTCagatgaagaatcatcagtcccgacctactggatcaTCACCATTCCCAGAAATGAATGTTGCTTCCTTTGAAGGAAATACCACATCCTCTCGTGGAaataattacaaacgaggaAATGGCCACAAGCGAGGTCGGTGGAATGGGAAGGACAAGAACCATGGTGttcagtttcacaaccaggttccaag gtgtggtggcaatgggcatCGGGCGTGTACCCgtcgtaccccaaaacatctAGTCGATCTGTATCAAGCCTCCCTTAAAgagaagggtgtcgagaccAATTTCCTCGACCAAGCTCAACCaatggaaatatttgatccaatGTCCAATTTATCAAGACAATTAAACACAACCCACCTGGATGTTTCAGACTTTATTATTGAAAGAGGGAAAGAAGTTTATGGGTCTGATTGA
- the LOC126609787 gene encoding tubby-like protein 8, with product MMAGCKKTTSILQQSSYSSLYVDPLTYQKHSRSHSQGIAFISKMDNSEPNPSALNVNKENAMPKKPQKAVPDSDKENLVAHEHGSSSFAMQPLKQRNLKSLSTGCRALKPSSLQFCMQANEQEKALFGGSTMQDPPSNGSDNSSSLNIWDYSDSEAAPASSWSTLPNKSLLCRPLPMDVGRCTCVIVKEATPEAIDGGTLYSLYTNEGKGRQDRKLAIAHHKRRNGKSELTIAQNVKGILSHSDDSFIGIVNANLMGSKYHIWDQGGRPNSLSKEAKSLAVVAFTPTISSWTGSYRRIRAYIPKHQSMQLKNTTQVQHIEGLPKDWEGKLDKVHQLSSRVPHYNKISKQYELDFRDRGRAGLRIQSSVKNFQLTLEENGKQAILQLGRVGKSKYVMDYRYPLTGYQAFCICLASIDSKLCCTV from the exons aTGATGGCTGGTTGCAAGAAAACCACATCAATTCTACAGCAATCCTCATACAGCTCTCTCTATGTCGATCCCCTCACATACCAGAAACACAGCCGCAGCCACAGCCAAGGCATCGCCTTCATCTCCAAGATGGACAATTCGGAGCCGAACCCATCAGCCTTAAACGTCAACAAAGAGAACGCAATGCCCAAGAAGCCACAGAAGGCCGTGCCCGACAGCGACAAGGAGAATTTGGTCGCACATGAACATGGGTCTTCCTCTTTTGCGATGCAGCCCTTGAAGCAGAGGAACTTGAAGTCTCTGTCCACTGGCTGCAGGGCCCTGAAGCCCTCATCGCTTCAGTTCTGTATGCAGGCGAACGAGCAGGAGAAGGCACTCTTCGGTGGGTCCACAATGCAGGACCCGCCCAGTAATGGGTCCGACAACTCGAGCTCTTTGAACATCTGGGACTACTCCGACTCTGAGGCTGCCCCTGCCTCCTCTTGGTCTACACTGCCTAACAA GTCATTGCTTTGCAGGCCATTGCCAATGGATGTGGGAAGATGCACATGTGTGATAGTGAAGGAAGCAACCCCGGAAGCAATAGATGGGGGTACTCTCTATTCTCTTTATACCAAT GAAGGCAAGGGAAGGCAGGACCGGAAACTAGCTATTGCTCACCATAAGCGGCGGAATGGGAAATCTGAGTTGACAATTGCTCAAAATGTGAAGGGAATACTGTCTCATTCGGATGATAGTTTTATTGGTATTGTAAATGCTAACCTCATGGGTTCAAAATACCACATATGGGATCAG GGTGGTCGTCCCAATTCCTTGAGCAAAGAGGCTAAATCACTTGCCGTTGTAGC GTTCACGCCAACAATCTCGAGCTGGACAGGAAGTTACAGACGTATAAGGGCATATATACCCAAGCACCAATCCATGCAGTTAAAGAACACAACGCAG GTACAACACATTGAGGGACTCCCAAAGGACTGGGAAGGGAAGCTTGACAAAGTTCATCAGCTATCCTCAAGGGTTCCCCATTACAATAAA ATTTCAAAGCAGTATGAGCTAGATTTCAGAGACAGGGGAAGAGCGGGTCTTAGAATCCAAAGTTCAGTCAAGAATTTCCAACTGACACTGGAG GAGAACGGAAAGCAGGCAATTCTGCAGCTCGGAAGGGTTGGAAAATCAAAGTATGTGATGGATTACAG ATATCCTTTGACAGGCTACCAAGCGTTTTGCATATGCTTGGCTTCTATTGATTCAAAGCTTTGTTGCACTGTCTAG